Proteins from a genomic interval of Sphingobacterium sp. SYP-B4668:
- a CDS encoding Gfo/Idh/MocA family protein, translating into MNNNFQRRDFLKASAAIAGTAALGSMPISDVFAAGSDIIKVALIGCGGRGTGAAFDAFASGQNIKLVAMADAFKDNLDSTYNTLKEKFQDKIDIPESRKYVGFDGYKSAIKDADVVILTTPPGFRPIHFEEAVKQGKHVFMEKPVATDIPGIRRVLAAAAEAKRKKLNVVVGLQRRYQTNYREVIKRIQDGAIGDVVSGQVYWNSGGVWVRPRKPEMTEMEYQMRNWYYFNWLCGDHIVEQHVHNIDIANWVKGAYPVSIQGTGSQAYRKGKDYGEIYDNFAVELTYGDGSVVYSQCRHFEGIANRVDETFQATKGRTYLSAGGQGVIWDANGKEIYRHDAKGNPNPYQQEHKELFEAISKGEYKFDNAEYGAYSTLTGIIGRIACYTGKVIKWDAALESTVDLQPATYAWDAKPKILPNADGLYPEAIPGQNTNLYI; encoded by the coding sequence ATGAATAACAATTTTCAACGTAGGGATTTTTTAAAGGCCAGTGCTGCGATAGCAGGTACTGCAGCCTTGGGGTCTATGCCTATTTCTGATGTCTTTGCAGCAGGCAGCGATATTATCAAAGTTGCCTTGATTGGCTGTGGCGGTCGTGGTACTGGAGCTGCTTTCGATGCTTTTGCTTCCGGGCAAAATATAAAATTGGTAGCAATGGCAGATGCTTTTAAAGACAATTTGGATTCCACATATAATACTTTAAAAGAGAAGTTCCAAGATAAGATCGACATTCCAGAGAGTCGCAAATATGTTGGATTTGATGGATACAAATCTGCTATTAAGGATGCTGACGTCGTTATTTTGACCACGCCTCCAGGATTTCGTCCGATACATTTTGAAGAGGCGGTAAAACAGGGTAAACATGTGTTTATGGAAAAGCCTGTTGCTACCGATATCCCCGGAATCCGCAGAGTGTTAGCAGCTGCTGCTGAAGCAAAACGTAAAAAATTGAATGTTGTAGTTGGTTTACAACGGAGATACCAGACGAATTATAGAGAGGTAATCAAACGCATCCAGGATGGTGCAATCGGTGATGTGGTTTCTGGACAGGTTTATTGGAATAGTGGTGGTGTATGGGTGAGACCACGTAAGCCAGAGATGACAGAAATGGAATATCAAATGCGTAACTGGTATTATTTCAATTGGTTGTGTGGTGATCATATCGTGGAGCAACATGTGCACAACATTGATATTGCAAATTGGGTGAAAGGTGCATATCCTGTATCTATCCAAGGGACAGGAAGCCAAGCTTATCGCAAAGGAAAAGATTATGGTGAGATTTATGATAATTTTGCTGTTGAATTGACTTATGGAGACGGTTCAGTTGTATATAGTCAATGTCGTCATTTCGAGGGTATTGCGAATAGAGTGGACGAGACATTTCAGGCTACCAAAGGAAGGACATATCTTTCAGCTGGTGGGCAAGGTGTCATTTGGGATGCCAATGGTAAGGAAATCTATCGTCATGATGCTAAAGGAAATCCTAATCCTTATCAACAAGAACATAAAGAACTATTTGAAGCAATCTCTAAAGGAGAATACAAGTTTGACAATGCTGAGTACGGTGCCTATAGTACATTAACGGGTATAATTGGCCGTATAGCATGTTACACGGGCAAAGTAATCAAATGGGATGCGGCATTGGAATCCACTGTCGATCTTCAACCCGCTACATACGCTTGGGATGCAAAGCCTAAAATTCTGCCTAATGCAGACGGCCTATATCCTGAAGCCATTCCAGGGCAGAATACCAACCTTTATATCTAA
- a CDS encoding formylglycine-generating enzyme family protein, producing MRILLSLGLLMCASYGSAQTKFEKYTQDVKGTKLNFTMEAIPGGTFKQGSANGKEDEMPVHEVKINPFWMSTFEVTWDLYEPFVYKDYEISNSNDGKVSAEVDAVTRPTKPYLDMTFGMGKEGHPALAMTHYNAIQFCKWLYVRTGVFFRLPTEAEWEYASRAGSTDDYYFGNDAAQLDQYAWYKANSNEQTQKVGLKKPNKWGLYDMLGNVAEWTYDQYDAQFYKQFAGKKADNPVNIPTKLYPHSVRGGAFDSEAKDLRSASRMASDPSWKQLDPQIPKSNWWFPEAPFVGLRLVRPQTVPSHAEIMAYYDKAPIKDF from the coding sequence ATGCGAATATTGTTATCATTAGGACTTTTAATGTGTGCGTCCTACGGGAGTGCACAAACTAAATTTGAAAAATACACCCAAGATGTAAAGGGAACTAAGTTGAATTTTACAATGGAAGCGATTCCAGGAGGGACCTTTAAACAAGGCAGTGCCAACGGGAAGGAGGACGAGATGCCTGTACATGAGGTGAAGATTAATCCTTTTTGGATGAGTACATTTGAAGTAACCTGGGATCTCTATGAACCTTTCGTCTATAAAGACTACGAAATAAGTAATTCCAATGATGGTAAGGTGAGTGCAGAGGTCGATGCAGTGACGCGACCTACTAAGCCATATTTAGATATGACGTTCGGAATGGGCAAGGAAGGGCACCCTGCTTTGGCCATGACCCATTACAATGCCATTCAATTCTGTAAATGGCTTTACGTCAGGACCGGAGTTTTCTTTAGATTGCCTACTGAAGCCGAATGGGAGTACGCCAGTCGTGCAGGTAGTACTGATGATTATTACTTTGGAAATGATGCCGCCCAATTGGATCAATATGCATGGTATAAGGCCAATAGCAACGAACAAACGCAAAAGGTAGGGCTTAAAAAGCCTAATAAATGGGGACTCTATGATATGTTGGGGAATGTTGCCGAGTGGACATACGATCAGTATGATGCTCAATTTTATAAGCAATTTGCGGGAAAGAAAGCGGACAATCCAGTAAATATCCCTACAAAACTCTACCCACATAGTGTACGCGGAGGTGCCTTCGATAGTGAAGCTAAGGATTTAAGATCGGCTTCTCGTATGGCCTCCGATCCAAGTTGGAAGCAACTCGATCCTCAAATTCCGAAATCCAATTGGTGGTTTCCTGAAGCTCCTTTTGTAGGTTTACGTCTTGTAAGGCCGCAGACAGTTCCTTCTCATGCTGAGATTATGGCTTATTATGATAAAGCCCCAATTAAAGATTTTTAA
- a CDS encoding AEC family transporter — protein MVNFVLIIICMGAGYALRQTKLIHQEAHKGINTWVLYLALPAVSFKYLPHISWGQDMVFPVFSPFIVLLGSIICFRVVGFFKQYTTKTKLTLILVSGFSNTSFVGFPLVASFFGEQYLAIAIICDQATFFLLSTLGVYIAGREGRNSSLAVRVREAGRRLLTFPPFIGCVCALSLPHFIDMKPLDPLFDKLAATVSPLALFSVGLQLTFKGWKEEIQSISLSLLYKLLIAPVLVLGFVFFMKGENAYGVVSIFEMSMPCLVSTSILIDQFKLDSKIANLTIGVSIIIGLLTSTVWFYILQYLFDF, from the coding sequence TTGGTAAATTTTGTTTTGATAATCATCTGTATGGGAGCCGGGTATGCTTTAAGGCAGACCAAGCTCATCCATCAGGAGGCGCACAAAGGAATCAACACGTGGGTACTCTATCTCGCTCTGCCCGCAGTATCTTTTAAATATTTACCCCACATCTCTTGGGGGCAAGATATGGTGTTCCCAGTATTTAGCCCTTTTATCGTATTGTTAGGTAGTATCATTTGCTTTCGTGTAGTAGGTTTTTTTAAACAATACACGACTAAGACCAAGCTTACGTTGATACTAGTCTCTGGGTTTAGTAATACCTCTTTCGTAGGGTTTCCATTGGTCGCCAGTTTCTTTGGTGAGCAGTATCTTGCTATCGCTATTATTTGTGATCAGGCCACCTTTTTTTTATTGTCAACCTTAGGCGTCTACATCGCTGGGCGGGAAGGTCGAAATTCGTCATTAGCTGTGCGAGTACGTGAGGCAGGGAGACGCTTGCTTACTTTTCCACCCTTTATCGGATGCGTTTGTGCTTTGTCATTACCGCATTTCATTGATATGAAGCCTTTAGACCCTTTGTTTGATAAGCTTGCTGCTACCGTTTCTCCACTAGCCTTATTCTCGGTTGGATTACAGTTAACATTCAAAGGGTGGAAGGAAGAGATCCAAAGTATTTCCCTATCGCTGTTATATAAACTTTTGATCGCACCCGTATTGGTCTTAGGTTTCGTTTTTTTTATGAAAGGAGAGAATGCTTACGGTGTCGTCAGTATTTTCGAAATGTCTATGCCTTGCTTGGTTTCGACAAGTATACTTATTGATCAATTCAAGTTGGACAGTAAAATTGCCAATCTAACCATAGGTGTCAGTATAATAATTGGTCTATTGACATCTACTGTTTGGTTCTATATCCTACAGTATTTATTTGATTTTTAA
- a CDS encoding acyloxyacyl hydrolase: protein MAQEIQYAGSTDSVSVRKVRNPIVIEIEAENGGILAEKDIRNTTFEDAYYSGFNLRVGWQTQKSKDVYHQLYNYPIYGIGAYTSTFKTNVLGSPYAIYGFILVPIHPKENRRWSYEYRIALGLSGNFKPYDEEKNPLNLVIGSKNNVFIDLGFRAKYKLHEKFDVGIGAAFHHFSNGALRLPNKGVNLLPITASLSYTPNPKNVDFSRVEVPPFESSFLYHINIAGGVKQVDKESDKRYYKSTLGAYMSRHVSYKWRIGAGFDLFYSASGNAVEIAGDEKGKLGSVLSGGPAFYLAHVLNERLVLNGNVGYYLHRNAFNGEIKKVYLRAGARYYVYKNLNMGVSIKAHMGKADYIEWTTGYTFGRKTK, encoded by the coding sequence ATGGCGCAAGAGATCCAATACGCTGGATCTACCGATAGTGTATCTGTCCGTAAGGTGAGAAACCCGATAGTAATAGAGATTGAAGCCGAAAACGGTGGAATATTAGCAGAAAAGGATATTAGAAATACGACTTTCGAGGATGCCTACTACAGTGGCTTCAATCTGAGGGTGGGCTGGCAGACCCAAAAGTCCAAAGATGTTTATCATCAATTATACAATTACCCCATATACGGCATCGGAGCCTACACCAGTACATTTAAAACCAATGTATTAGGAAGTCCATATGCGATATATGGATTTATCCTCGTGCCAATACACCCAAAGGAAAATAGGCGTTGGTCTTATGAGTATCGAATTGCACTAGGACTATCTGGAAATTTCAAACCTTATGATGAGGAGAAAAATCCACTTAATCTAGTAATTGGCTCTAAAAACAATGTTTTTATAGATTTGGGATTTCGAGCAAAGTATAAATTGCACGAAAAATTCGATGTGGGTATCGGAGCGGCATTTCATCACTTTTCCAATGGTGCACTGAGATTACCAAATAAGGGTGTAAACTTACTCCCTATTACCGCATCTCTTTCCTATACTCCCAATCCCAAAAATGTAGATTTTTCGAGAGTCGAAGTCCCTCCGTTCGAAAGTAGCTTTTTATACCATATAAATATTGCTGGTGGTGTAAAACAAGTGGACAAAGAAAGTGATAAACGTTATTACAAATCCACATTAGGCGCATATATGAGCAGGCATGTGTCCTATAAATGGCGTATAGGAGCTGGCTTTGACCTATTTTATTCGGCATCGGGTAATGCTGTGGAAATTGCGGGTGATGAAAAAGGTAAACTGGGTTCGGTACTTTCAGGTGGTCCCGCATTTTATCTTGCCCATGTCCTGAACGAAAGACTGGTATTGAACGGCAATGTGGGCTACTATCTGCATAGAAATGCATTCAACGGCGAGATAAAAAAAGTGTACTTGAGAGCGGGAGCACGTTATTATGTTTATAAAAACCTAAATATGGGCGTGTCGATTAAAGCGCATATGGGAAAGGCTGACTACATCGAGTGGACAACAGGTTACACCTTTGGTAGAAAAACAAAATAA